In Halanaeroarchaeum sp. HSR-CO, one DNA window encodes the following:
- a CDS encoding LUD domain-containing protein, which produces MSSAREQKAAAIRRLLDEEGDSVFENVTGFNQGRYDSTGELDDYQALREEARQIKEDAIDRLPELIDELTESVEANGGTVYVAEDAADANRYIREVAEESDADSLVKSKSMTSEELEVNDALESAGVDVWETDLGEFVLQVADEAPSHIVAPAIHKSREGIADLFNEQFAPDPPLETAEELTMFAREYLGERIKEADIGMTGANFLAADSGTMALVTSEGNARKTMQATDTHIAVAGVEKVIPTVEDLAPFIELIGRSGTGQDITSYISLLTPPTDNPTFDGDTLLDGDADRDFHLVLVDNGRMEMREDEVLRETLYCIRCSACSNVCANFQHVGGHGFGGETYSGGIATGWEAGVHGYDTAGEFNDLCTGCSRCTEACPVKIDIPWINTAVRDRINRGKESDLDWVYEGLTPDAEPGGLDLVKRMFGNFGTLAKLGSAFAPLSNWIAGADVSRTLLEEYVGVDSRRPMPEFTRHTFEKWFDGRGGSHVDPENADREAVLYLDVYTNYIDPDRGKAAVRVLEALDVHVRVPKPIESGRAPLSQGMVATAQQQATAVFNELKSYMEEGVDVVAIEPSDLAMFRDDYRRLLPEDDYRRLDDASYEVFEYVSGLVQNGADLDALPDGDGEEIAYHSHCQQRSYGFDGYTEDILEALGYDIVTSDVECCGLAGSFGYKREYYELSVDVGETLADQFSTEETADRDVLASGTSCGDQLDHLLDRKPTHPIERLDPR; this is translated from the coding sequence ATGAGCAGCGCTCGCGAGCAGAAGGCGGCCGCGATTCGACGCCTCCTCGACGAGGAGGGCGACAGCGTCTTCGAGAACGTCACGGGATTCAACCAGGGGCGCTACGACTCCACCGGCGAACTCGACGACTACCAGGCGCTCCGTGAGGAAGCCCGGCAGATCAAAGAGGACGCCATCGACCGCCTCCCCGAACTTATCGACGAGTTGACCGAGTCCGTCGAGGCGAACGGTGGGACCGTCTACGTCGCCGAGGATGCCGCCGACGCGAACCGGTACATCCGGGAGGTGGCCGAGGAGTCGGACGCCGACAGCCTCGTGAAATCGAAGTCTATGACCTCCGAGGAACTCGAGGTCAACGACGCGCTCGAGTCGGCCGGCGTGGACGTCTGGGAGACGGACCTCGGCGAGTTCGTCCTCCAGGTCGCCGACGAGGCCCCCTCGCACATCGTCGCCCCGGCGATCCACAAGTCCCGCGAGGGCATCGCGGACCTGTTCAACGAACAGTTCGCGCCGGACCCGCCGCTCGAGACCGCCGAGGAGTTGACGATGTTCGCCCGGGAGTACCTGGGCGAACGCATCAAGGAGGCCGACATCGGCATGACCGGGGCGAACTTCCTGGCCGCCGACAGCGGGACCATGGCGCTCGTGACCAGCGAGGGCAACGCCCGGAAGACGATGCAGGCGACGGACACCCACATCGCCGTGGCCGGGGTGGAGAAGGTCATCCCGACCGTCGAGGATCTCGCACCGTTCATCGAGCTCATCGGCCGCTCCGGGACCGGTCAGGACATCACCTCGTACATCTCGCTTCTGACGCCGCCGACGGACAACCCGACGTTCGACGGCGACACACTGCTCGACGGCGACGCCGACCGCGATTTCCACCTCGTGCTCGTCGACAACGGTCGGATGGAAATGCGCGAGGACGAAGTCCTCCGGGAGACGCTGTACTGCATTCGTTGCTCGGCCTGTTCGAACGTCTGTGCGAACTTCCAGCACGTCGGCGGCCACGGCTTCGGCGGCGAGACCTACTCGGGCGGTATTGCCACCGGCTGGGAGGCCGGTGTACACGGCTACGACACCGCCGGCGAGTTCAACGACCTCTGTACCGGCTGTTCGCGATGTACGGAGGCCTGCCCCGTCAAAATCGACATTCCATGGATCAACACGGCCGTGCGCGACCGGATCAACCGTGGAAAGGAAAGCGACCTCGACTGGGTATACGAGGGGCTGACGCCGGACGCCGAACCGGGAGGTCTCGATCTGGTCAAACGGATGTTCGGGAACTTCGGGACGCTCGCGAAACTCGGCTCGGCGTTCGCGCCCCTCTCGAACTGGATCGCCGGCGCCGACGTCTCGCGCACTCTCCTCGAGGAGTACGTGGGCGTCGACAGCCGCCGCCCGATGCCGGAGTTCACTCGACACACCTTCGAGAAGTGGTTCGACGGCCGCGGCGGGTCACACGTCGACCCGGAGAACGCTGACCGCGAAGCCGTACTGTACCTGGACGTCTATACCAACTACATCGATCCCGATCGCGGGAAGGCTGCGGTCCGGGTTCTCGAGGCGTTGGACGTCCACGTGCGCGTACCGAAACCCATTGAGAGCGGTCGGGCACCGCTTTCCCAGGGCATGGTCGCGACTGCTCAACAGCAAGCGACTGCCGTGTTCAACGAGCTCAAATCCTACATGGAAGAGGGCGTAGACGTCGTCGCCATCGAGCCCAGCGACCTGGCGATGTTCCGCGACGACTACCGGCGACTGCTCCCCGAGGACGACTATCGTCGCCTCGATGACGCCAGCTACGAGGTCTTCGAGTACGTCTCCGGGCTCGTCCAGAACGGTGCCGACCTCGACGCGCTGCCGGACGGCGACGGCGAGGAGATCGCCTACCACAGCCATTGCCAGCAGCGCTCGTACGGCTTCGACGGCTACACCGAAGACATCCTCGAGGCGCTGGGCTACGACATCGTCACCTCGGACGTGGAGTGCTGTGGGCTGGCGGGGTCCTTTGGCTACAAACGGGAGTACTACGAGCTTAGCGTCGACGTCGGCGAGACGCTCGCCGACCAGTTCTCGACCGAGGAGACCGCGGATCGCGACGTCCTGGCGAGCGGCACGTCCTGCGGGGACCAGCTCGACCACCTGCTCGATCGGAAACCGACACACCCGATCGAACGTCTCGATCCCCGGTGA
- a CDS encoding CopG family ribbon-helix-helix protein, with protein sequence MTVVSVSMPEELVERIDAFAEEHGYTGRSEVIREASRNLMGEFDDPRLEDHELMAVVTVLFDYHGTTVEERMIGLRHEYEGVVSSNVHSHVGDHHCMELFVLEGCLEEISAFVGRIRATNDILSVDYSVRPVDEIDPIT encoded by the coding sequence ATGACCGTCGTCAGCGTCTCGATGCCGGAAGAGCTCGTCGAACGGATCGACGCGTTCGCCGAGGAACACGGCTACACCGGTCGCAGCGAAGTCATCCGCGAAGCGAGTCGCAATCTCATGGGCGAGTTCGACGACCCGAGACTCGAGGATCACGAACTGATGGCCGTCGTCACGGTCCTCTTCGACTACCACGGGACGACCGTCGAAGAGCGAATGATCGGCCTGCGACACGAGTACGAAGGGGTGGTCTCCTCGAACGTTCACAGTCACGTCGGCGACCACCACTGCATGGAACTGTTCGTCCTCGAGGGATGTCTCGAGGAGATATCGGCCTTCGTGGGTCGGATTCGGGCGACCAACGATATCCTCTCGGTCGATTACTCGGTGCGGCCGGTCGACGAGATCGACCCGATCACCTGA
- a CDS encoding LUD domain-containing protein — MDAVVSDFASSLSDHDIDCMEAPAADAPAVLESVLEPPVVGAPLDVVGLSLSELPVDVTTDPTLEELFAANTGITPAVSAIADYGSVVLQGTGDGEEPLSLYPETHVAVVAESTIHQDMASAIGGIAEHVRAGNHSHIIATGPSATADMGELVKGAHGPKAVEILVVTDR; from the coding sequence ATGGACGCTGTGGTATCAGATTTCGCGTCGTCGCTTTCCGACCACGACATCGACTGCATGGAGGCGCCCGCCGCGGACGCCCCTGCGGTGCTCGAATCGGTACTCGAACCACCGGTGGTCGGTGCACCGCTGGACGTGGTCGGTCTCTCACTCTCCGAACTGCCCGTGGACGTGACCACCGACCCGACCCTCGAGGAACTTTTCGCTGCGAACACCGGCATCACCCCCGCCGTCTCGGCCATCGCCGATTACGGCTCGGTCGTGTTGCAGGGCACCGGGGACGGTGAGGAACCGCTCAGTCTCTATCCGGAGACACACGTCGCCGTCGTCGCGGAGAGCACCATCCATCAGGATATGGCCTCGGCCATCGGCGGGATCGCCGAGCACGTCCGCGCCGGTAATCACAGTCACATCATCGCCACGGGTCCGAGTGCCACCGCCGATATGGGCGAACTCGTGAAGGGGGCCCACGGACCGAAAGCCGTCGAGATACTGGTGGTGACCGACCGATGA